The Campylobacter concisus sequence TAAGGTATTCCAAAATTTTTGATTTGGTTTAAAATTTCTTCTGAGCTTGCGAACTCGGCTACTATTTTGTAGCCTTGTTTTTTTGCAAAGCTTACGATGGTTTCTACTAGAACTCTAGCATTTTCGTCAAATGGAAGCTTTTTGATTATTGAGCCATCTATCTTTATGGTGTCTATATCAAGCTCCAAAATTCGGTAATAGTTTGAGTATCCTGAGCCAAAGTCATCAATCGAAATTTTACATCCATAGCCTTTGACGCGTTTTATGAAAGAATTTACCGCAACATAGTCGCTAAGCTCTTCACTCTCTAGCATTTCAAAGCAAATTTTATTAGGATCTTTGCACTCGTTTAGCTTGCTCTCTATAAGCTCTCTCATACTAGCATCAGCGATATCGGTAATTGATAAATTTATCGAGAACATATAATCTGGATATCTTTTAGCTAGATCAAACGCAAGACTTATCACCTTTTTGGTTATTTGCGGATATAGTTGCGTTTTCATGGCAATATCTAAAAATTCGCCCGGATAGTGTATCTTCCCATTTTGGTCGATTATACGAACCAAAACTTCATAATACTTTGCTTCAGTCTCATTTTCTTCTAAGTTAAAGATACCTTGTGCTTCTACGATGACTCTATCGTTTTCTAACGCATCTTCGATTAGCTGAACTGCTAGCTGGTTTTTGTGATATTTCATCTCAATGGCGTCATTTTCTAGATAGTAGTAAATATTGCTACCATTTTCTATTGCGAGCTGATTTGCAAGGACTGATTGCATTAGACGGTTAGTTTGTGGGGTATCGTTTGGCAATGAAACACCAAATACCATCTTTATGCCTGGTAAATTTTCAAATTTTTCATCAATAGCAACATTTATTCTATTTGAACCAAAATATTCTCTAATATACTCAATATCTCTTACGATATTATCGCCTTCATACCACATATAAAATGCGTCATCTTGAAATCTAAATAGCTTTGCTTTTATCTCAGAAGTATCTATACAAAGCTTTAGTGTATCAGCTACTGCTTTTAGCATTGCATCGATAATCTTGGTTTGATAAAAGAATCTTAAAATTTTAAAATTTTTAATGCTTAAGCAAATGAGCACTCCATCTTTTTGCGCGTCTAAAATTTCAGTTAAAGCAAAGTAGTTGCCAAAGCCTGTTAGCTTATCGATTGAAGATTGTATTTTTATTTGTTCATTTTTTTGAGTTAACTCGTTTAATATCAGTGTCTCTTTAGTCCTATCAAGCTTTACCGCTATATAGCCCTCAAATTTATTTTTAAAGAAAAATGGTGAAAATTTTACCTTTTCATATAAAAAATCACCACTTTTTGTTCTGCTTATAAGCTCATCACTCTCCCAAGGTAGAGATTTTTGCAGAGCATCTTTTATGGATTCATAAAAGCTTTGTGGGTGCATATATGATTTTAGTATTCTAGGATTTTTACCGATTACATCCTTTAGCTTGTAACCAGTTTTTTCTTCAAAGGTTTTATTTACATATGAAATTCTATTGTATTTGTCGCAATAGACAATAGAGCTATGATCATTTTCAATTGTAGAACTTAGAAGTTTGATCTGCCTTAAGCGCTCTGAGGTCATTTTAATTTGATATAGGCCAAATGCACAAAATATTATAAATGCAAGCAAGCAAATTGTCTGAGCTATTTTTGTGTTATCCACTGCGTCAGAGTGAATTTCTAGAACTTTGTTTCTAAAATTTTCTATTAGAATATCAAGATGTAGTTCTTTTGCACTATTTGAGATTGTATGTAAAGTTTTTGTAGCTTGAGCTGCATAAAGTATCTTGTCTAATACGCTTTGAGCTTTTTGGTTATCTTTATACTCGTTTTTATACATTTTTATTTGCTTTGAAATTTCATCTATTACTTCAGGACTAAGCATCAAAGCACCTTTTATCGCATAAAATATAGGCTCAAGCTTATTTGGAAGTGCGAGATTTTGTATTTCATATTGACTTATTTGGATATAAGAATCTATAGATGAGTTTACATAAGCTGATCTTTGTAAAAAAAATACTTTTTTACTAAATACATCTCTTATGTTTTGTAGGTCTTTTTTTATTTCATTTTGATGAAACAACATCATCTCATCGCTAAGCATTGAAAGGTTGCTCAAATTTGTATCAAAAGAATTTATGTCAGCATTGAGTTTGTCGTAGTTTGAGATATCATAAATATTATTTAAAGAAAAAGTTATCTCATTGTCTATAAATTTTAGATTTAGAATTCCATCATCAAATTTATGAGCCGTATCAATGGCTATATTTGCTTTATATATAAAAAGTGCACTAATGAAAAATATAGCTGTTAAGACGCTAAGTATGGTTTTTATTCGTTTAGTACTCATTTAGTATCCTAGGCTTTTTACCATTTAATGTTAGAAAAAATGAGTATAAAGCATCAATTTCATCTTTGCTAAGAACGTATCCTAGCTGATAGTTACCAATAAAGTTTATAGCCTCTTTTAGATCGTTTATCTCTCCATGAGATAAATATGGAGCAGTTTTTGTAATATTTCTTAGTGATGGCACTCTTCTTAATCTTTTGCTTGTATCTAAGGCAGAAATTTTTTCTCGGCCAATATCTTGTGTCAAATTTCCTCCCAAATTTCTGCCATTGTGACAAGCGGCACAGCCTATATTATTAAATATCTTAAATCCTTTCTTTGCACTATCATCTATGGCATTGTTATCACCTGATATAAAACGATCAAATGGCGAATCAACACTTAAGACAGCCTTTTCAAACTCAGCTATTGCATCTGCAATATTATCAAAATTAATGCCGTCATTATAAATTTTTTTAAATAAAATTTTGTACTCAGAGATGTTATTTACAGAATCCACTATCTTATCGTTATCTGAGTTTAGTTCTATTCTAGAAGTTATGGACTCTTTTACTTGATCTTTTAAATTGCTAATCTTTGCATCGCTATAAAATAGATAGTTTGCTGCAGCATTTAATATGGTTGGAGGATTTAAAGTGCCTTTTTCCATGCTATCTTGGTTGCTTCCGCTTAAATTCCAGTACAAGTTGTGACAAGTTTGGCAAGAGTAGTTTTCATTTGGGCTTAGTCTTTTGTCAAAAAAGAGTTTTTTGCCAAGCAAAGCCTTTTCTTCATTATATTTTACTACTGTGAGAGGTTTGTAGGATTCATATTTGCAAAATGAAATCGTGATGATAAATAGACAAAGTATAACGCCCTTCATAACGCCCCTAATTTTTAATTTTCTTTTTTATATCGGCAAATTTTTGATTTTTTATATAGTACATTATTTTATTGTTTTTTTGAAATTTATGATACAATTCGCTCGATTTAGAAAATATTTATATTTCAGGGAGGAGAAGTCATGAAAAAAGGCTTTACGATGATTGAGTTGATCTTCGTGATCGTTATATTGGGTATATTAGCCGCGGTTGCTATACCAAAACTAGCTGCAACAAGGGATGATGCAGAGATAGCAAAAACTGCTACAAATATACAAACACTTATTGCTGATTTGGGTTCTTACTACACTTCACAAGGCGAATTTGCTAGTAATTCGGATATTAAAGAAGCTGTCAAAAAAATGTCAAATGTAAAAATACCAGTAAAAGCAAAAAATGATGAGTGTTTAGAGGTACGTCCTGGAAATAACACTAGTGGTGAAATAGGCATTACTATAAAAACAGGTGGTCTTTGTGAACAAGTTTGGGGATTGCCAGGACTAGTAGATGTTAAAGCTCTAATCGAAAGTAGCGACAATAAGACAGCTAATACGCTTAAATTTGGCGGCATGGGCATAAAATATAAATAAAATTTTTAGCAAGGTTTTTCCTTGCTTTTTATAATTTTTGGCTTACTAAATTTTTAATACAACAAAGACTGATAGAAATACAAATTTTTTACACAAATAATTTATATACATAAAAATAAGCTTTCTAAGATTTAATGCGTTGCCAAAAGATATCAATCATAATTATGCTAATGGGTAATGGCTTTTTATTAAATTTAATTGATTTTATCC is a genomic window containing:
- a CDS encoding bifunctional diguanylate cyclase/phosphodiesterase, whose translation is MSTKRIKTILSVLTAIFFISALFIYKANIAIDTAHKFDDGILNLKFIDNEITFSLNNIYDISNYDKLNADINSFDTNLSNLSMLSDEMMLFHQNEIKKDLQNIRDVFSKKVFFLQRSAYVNSSIDSYIQISQYEIQNLALPNKLEPIFYAIKGALMLSPEVIDEISKQIKMYKNEYKDNQKAQSVLDKILYAAQATKTLHTISNSAKELHLDILIENFRNKVLEIHSDAVDNTKIAQTICLLAFIIFCAFGLYQIKMTSERLRQIKLLSSTIENDHSSIVYCDKYNRISYVNKTFEEKTGYKLKDVIGKNPRILKSYMHPQSFYESIKDALQKSLPWESDELISRTKSGDFLYEKVKFSPFFFKNKFEGYIAVKLDRTKETLILNELTQKNEQIKIQSSIDKLTGFGNYFALTEILDAQKDGVLICLSIKNFKILRFFYQTKIIDAMLKAVADTLKLCIDTSEIKAKLFRFQDDAFYMWYEGDNIVRDIEYIREYFGSNRINVAIDEKFENLPGIKMVFGVSLPNDTPQTNRLMQSVLANQLAIENGSNIYYYLENDAIEMKYHKNQLAVQLIEDALENDRVIVEAQGIFNLEENETEAKYYEVLVRIIDQNGKIHYPGEFLDIAMKTQLYPQITKKVISLAFDLAKRYPDYMFSINLSITDIADASMRELIESKLNECKDPNKICFEMLESEELSDYVAVNSFIKRVKGYGCKISIDDFGSGYSNYYRILELDIDTIKIDGSIIKKLPFDENARVLVETIVSFAKKQGYKIVAEFASSEEILNQIKNFGIPYAQGFLLGKPRRME
- a CDS encoding cytochrome-c peroxidase, which translates into the protein MKGVILCLFIITISFCKYESYKPLTVVKYNEEKALLGKKLFFDKRLSPNENYSCQTCHNLYWNLSGSNQDSMEKGTLNPPTILNAAANYLFYSDAKISNLKDQVKESITSRIELNSDNDKIVDSVNNISEYKILFKKIYNDGINFDNIADAIAEFEKAVLSVDSPFDRFISGDNNAIDDSAKKGFKIFNNIGCAACHNGRNLGGNLTQDIGREKISALDTSKRLRRVPSLRNITKTAPYLSHGEINDLKEAINFIGNYQLGYVLSKDEIDALYSFFLTLNGKKPRILNEY
- a CDS encoding type II secretion system protein; translation: MKKGFTMIELIFVIVILGILAAVAIPKLAATRDDAEIAKTATNIQTLIADLGSYYTSQGEFASNSDIKEAVKKMSNVKIPVKAKNDECLEVRPGNNTSGEIGITIKTGGLCEQVWGLPGLVDVKALIESSDNKTANTLKFGGMGIKYK